From the Cohaesibacter sp. ES.047 genome, the window AACCACGCTGATTCTTGGTGGCGCCAAATCCGGCAAGAGCGCCTTTGCAGAGTCTCTCTGCACACAAAGCCCCTATGAATTGCTCTATGTGGCAACATCTCCCAGATTTGAACACGATGAAGAGATGGCCGAGCGAATCCGGCAACACGAGCTCCGACGCGGTCCCCGTTGGCAATGCGTCGAAGAAGAAATCATGCTTGCTGACGTCCTCACACAAGCCTGTCACCCCGGACAGGTCATCCTGATCGATTGCATGACCATGTGGCTGAACAATCTCCTTTTTCACGGCCACCCGTTGGAGGACCATGTGGAAAGCCTCTGTCAGGCGCTCTTGGCGTGCGAGGCACACATTCTGCTCATTTCCAACGAAGTGGGGCAGGGGATCGTGCCGGTGACAGCAGACGGGCGCGCCTTTCGGGACCTTCAGGGCAGCCTCAACCAGAAGCTTGCCAGAACCTGCGACCGCGTCATTGAGATCCGGGCCGGACTGCCTCTTTTGCTCAAACCGTCACCCACCCCACAGATAAGCCTCTAAGGCTAACCGCACAGCGCAGACAATCGGAAAGACAGCATCATGACCGCCATCATGTTTCAGGGCACCGGATCGAACGTCGGCAAATCCATGATGGTGGCTGGCCTCTGCCGCCATTGGAAGAATCAAGGCCTCAAGGTCGCCCCCTTCAAGCCACAGAACATGTCGAACAATGCAGCGGTTACCATGGAAGGCGGCGAGATCGGCCGCGCTCAGGCGCTTCAGGCCCTAGCCTGCGGGCTCGAACCGAGCATCCATATGAATCCGGTTCTTCTAAAACCAGAGAGCAACACGGGAAGCCAGGTGGTGGTGCAGGGAAAGGCAATCGGCCAGATGAAGGCCCGCGACTACGCAAGCCACAAGAAATCGCTCCTCAGCGCCGTGATGGCCTCGTATGACCATCTCAAGGCAGATGCCGACATCGTCGTGATTGAGGGTGCTGGCAGCGCCTCGGAGGTCAACCTGAGGGCAGGGGACATTGCCAACATGGGGTTTGCCGAAGCAGCCAAGCTACCGGTCATTCTCATCGGCGACATCGACCGGGGCGGCGTCATCGCTTCGCTCGTGGGCACACGTCACATTCTGCCCGCCGCAGACCGCGCGCTCGTCCGCGGCTATGTCATCAACAAGTTTCGCGGTGATCCGACCTTGTTCACATCGGGTCTCGATATCATTACCAGTGAAACAGACTGGCCCTCTTTCGGAGTTCTGCCCTGGTTCGACCATGCAGCAAAGCTTCCAGCTGAAGACAGCGAAGATCTGTCCCGCGATGCAAAAGGTACTCACGAGGATGGAAGCCTCAAAATCGTCGTGCCGGTCTTGCCGCGCATCGCCAATTTCGATGACCTAGACGCCCTGCGCTCGGATCCATCCATATCGGTTGAAATGATACGAAGTGGAAGACCGCTTCCGCTCGACGCTGATCTTGTCATCCTGCCCGGTTCAAAATCCACCATTGCCGATTTCGAAGCCATGAAGCGCGAAGGATGGGATATCGATATCAAGGCCCATGCTCGGAAGGGTGGTCATGTGCTCGGCCTTTGTGGTGGCTACCAGATGCTCGGCCGATACATTCATGATCCGCAAGGGGTCGAAGGACCTGCAGGCTCAAAATGCGAAGGCCTCGGCCTGCTCGACATCGAAACCGTGATGGACGGAGAGAAACGCACGGTGCGGATAGAGGGCACCCACATTGAAAGCCAAAGCCCCATGCATGGCTATGAGATCCATATCGGGTCGAGTGATGGACCGGATAGCTCCCGACCGCTGTTTGAGATCGAAGGCCAAAGCGAAGGGGCCCGATCCCCCAACGGGCGCATCATGGGCAGCTACATTCACGGCCTTTTCAATCAGGACACCTTCCGCGGGCAATTCTTCAAGAGTCTGGGCCATCAGACCTCCGCCCATTCCTACGATGCGATGGTGGATGAAACATTGGACCTATTGGCCGATCACGTCGCGAACAATCTCGACACGGATGGCCTGCTTGCAATTGCCCAAGGCGGGCTTTGAACGGGCTTGATGTCTGGAAATTGGTGACTAGAGAAGATTGGAAAAAAGCGCCAAGGCGGCAACGCATCCACCCTCGATCCAGCAGGCAGAATGATAAAGCGAGAGCGATGCCTCGATCTCCGCAGCTCCGATCTCGCGCTTGCCATCCGGATTGACGAATGGCTCATCCGTCAGTGCGTCACCATAGTAGCGCGGGCCGGAAAGCGCGATATCAAGCCGCTGTGCCATCGCGGCCTCGGGCCAGCCAGCATTCGGCGAGCGGTGACGGGGCGCATCTGCCAGAATGCCCTGCCACAGTTGAGAAACAGCCTTTGAGCGCATAGACGCTTCGGAGCGGAAAGGCGCGAATAGCAACAGCGCCATGGTCAATCGCGCCGGAACCAGATTGAGCAGATCGTCAAACCGGGCTGCCGCCCAGCCAAAGGCCTCATATCGCTCGGTCCTGTGACCGATCATGCTGTCAGCGGTATTGACGAACTTGTAGATGATGAGGCCGGGCAGCCCGAAAAGACAAAACCAGAAAACGGGAGCAACGATGCCATCGGAGAAATTCTCCGCAAGGCTCTCAATCGCCGCTCGAGCAATACCCGGCTCGTCCAGCTTTTTTGGATCCCTGCCGACAATCATCGAAACAGCCTGCCGTCCACCCGCGATATCGTGAAGGGCGAGCGGATCCTGCACCGCCTGAACATGATCATAAAGGCTACGCTGGGCCACAAGAACCGATCCGGCAACACCGATTACCAGATATCCGACCCAGCCAGCCATCAAAAGCACGGCTTCGATCAACCATGCAGCAAGACCAAGGCACACAATGCCCAGCGCCAGGCCAACAAAACCTGAAAGACGACGGGAGGAGGATGAGATATGTTTATTGGGATCATTAAAGCAATGATCCCAGATATCGATCAGCTTGCCGAACCATACAACAGGATGCGGCACCTTGCGCCAGACCCACTCGGGCTCGCCAAACAGAGCATCAACCAGCAAAGCAATGACAACGGCAAAAAGAAGACCGCCACCGGAGAGGATCACCGCAAAGAAACCTTGCTCAATGCATCATCAAGCCGCTCAAGAGCCTCGTCATCGATCGGAATGCCGATCCGCAAATAGTCGGCGCGATAGTCGAAAATGCGGGTCCAGATGTGCATTTCCGCCAGCTTGCGATGAAGCGCCCGCGCTTCTTCGTTGATCACCAGCCGGAACAGCGGCGTGCCACCAGCGATATAAAGACCACGCTTCTCCAAAACCTCGTCGAGCTTCTCGGCCCGTCCGGTGAGGAAGGCGCGCTGCTGTTTTTGCCATTCAATATCATTGAGCGACTGCGTTCCCACACGAAGGGCAGGGGTCGACACGGCCCAGGGGCCCAACATGTCACGAATCTTGCTCAACTGGACTTCATGGCCCAGCAGGAACCCTAGGCGGATCCCCGACATGCCGAAGAACTTGCCATAAGATCTCAGAACGACGGTGTTGGGCAACGCGCCCAATTGGGACACGATGCTGTTGTCCGGAACAACATCGGCAAAAGCTTCATCGACGATCAGAAGCCCGCGCTGCTTTTGCAGCTTGTTCGCCAGCTCAATCAGCTTGCCCGCCTCGATCTGGCGACCGTCGGGATTGTTGGGGTTGACGATCAGCAGGCAATCACCGGGGAAGAATTCCTTGGGAACATCCTGAACCATTGCCACATCGACGCCAGCACGCGCCATTGAGCGCTGATGCTCACTGTAGGTGGGACCAATGATGAGGCAGCTCTGGTTGGTCCCCAAAAGTACAGGCATGGACTGAATGAGAGACTGTGTGCCGGGAGAGGCGACAATGGAAACTTCATCAGGAACGCCATAGGCGCGGCGCGCCGCCGCCAGACAATCAACCATATCGACCTGGTTGGGCAGACAATCAATCGCATCCAGAGCGATTTCTCTGTCAAATGGATAGCTTGTCTTGTTGATACCGCTGGAAAGATCGAGCCAGTCCTCACGAGCCCCGCCGAAGCGCGCTATGGCAACAGATAGATCCCCGCCGTGCATCATGATATTATCGTCGCTGGCAACCATAACCCGACATCCATTCTATATTTTTGAGATTTCGACTAGGACATAGCCCCTTTGGACTTTGGATGCAAATGCAAAGCCCCAAAATGGGTATAAGCCCACCTTCTTGACTGTTCATGCAATTGAGGCCCTTTTCTGAGCACACAATATGCGCTTTAACTCATGCTTAGCCCTTGAAAGCCCCTCAGAACCAGCCGATTCATGCGCTTTATAATAACAGCTTGGAACGTTTGCATGACAATTGAAAAATTGATCGAAGGTCATGGTGCCACACTCGACATACGCAACTCTGGTGATCTTGTCGCAGCACAAGCCCACAAACCCGCCTCCATCGCGATTGCCAATGACTATCGTGTGTTCGAGCGGATCAGAAAGCGCCTTTTCAAGGGGCAATTGCAACGCAGCGGTCTAAGCCAGACGGAAGCGAGAATCATAAAGGCTCTGGAGGCGGTTGGCCTTGCGGGTGAGACGCCTGAGGGAACGCTCGGCGCGTTAACATCAAGCGCGCGCCGATTCATCACCGGCGGATGGCTCGAAGAAGTCAGTTGTCTCGCGGCTCTCGAAGCGGGTGCCGACCAAGCACTTTTCGGGCAGCACATCCGCTGGAGCATCGATGGCTACCACGGTGAGAACGAAGTTGACGTCATTGCCCGATTTGGCGAGCGCTTGGCCTTCTATTCCTGCAAAGCCTATGGCGCGACTTTCAAGAGCTCGAACGACCGTAGCCGCAAGAAGTTGATGCAGGCGCTGCACGAAGCGGACAATCTTGGCGATCATTTCGGGGGAGAGAAGGCCTATGTCGGTCTGATCATCTCATCAGATCTTTATGACGAGATCGCCAGAGAACCGAAATACGAAGGGCTGTTCGGCAAGGCCCGTGCCTTGAAGGTCGATCTCATCACGCTCGAAGAGCTCGAATGGCCACATCTGGTCGAAGCAATGGGCCGCCCAAAATCTAACAATTGATGCGAAGCCACATCGCTTGCGCGTCTGAAACGAAATAATAGTATCAAGGAGAAGGGTTGGAGGCTCGAGCCGGAATCGAACCGGCGTACACGGATTTGCAATCCGCTGCGTCACCACTCCGCCATCGAGCCATCCGATCGAGTGGTGCGAGCTCAATAGCAAAAGGCTCATGGCTACTCAAGTCTATTTCCAAGGTATTTTGTATTTTTTATGAACAACGCACAATTCCGCCACCGGAAAGGGCACAAAATGGGCAAGGGATGAGAGGACCATCGACCAATTTCCCAAAACTCAAACCTTGCAACCTTCCCGGCACGGCGATAAGGACAATAGGGTGTGATGTGAAACCTTGCATCGGAATCGCGAAATTCTGACGGCTTTTGCGTGGCTGGTACAAACAACGCCCTGACGGCAAGACTGCCGGATCAGAAAATGGTGACACGGGGAGTGCAAACATGGTCGGAACAAGCAAGGCGCGGCGTCAGATGGTCGATACCCAGATCCGAACGACCGACGTGACAGCCTATAACGTACTTGATGCCTTTCTCACCGTACCAAGAGAGCTGTTTGTCCCTTCAAGCAGCAAGGCCTTTGCCTATTCGGATGCAGACATCCGGATTTCCGATGAGCGAATCATGATGCAGCCTTCACCACTGGCAAAACTGCTGCAACTGGCTGACATCGCAACCGATGATCTGGTTCTTGTCATTGCGGCGAGCTCCGGCTACTCCGCTGCGCTCGTGTCGCATCTTGCCAATACGGTAGTCGCGGTAGAAAACGACGAGGACCTCGTCCAGCGCGCGCAGGACACAATTTCTGATCTTGGATATGACAATGTTGCCGTCATTTCCGGCGATCTGGCCGAAGGCGTCTCCTCAGAGGGGCCTTATGATGTCATCCTTATCGAAGGAACCGTCGGGCAAGTCCCGCAACATCTGCTTGAGCAGCTCAAGGACGGTGGCCGCCTCGTTACAGTCGATGGCAATGATCGCCGTGCCGAGGCGGTGAAGATTCTCAGAACCGGAGATCATTTCTCCCGCATTGCAGCATTTGATACCAACGCTCCGATTCTCAAAGAGTTCAGCAAGCCCGAGACTTTTACGCTGTAAAAAAGTGATTGCCTTGTAAAACCTACCAATCACGGGTTTCATATCGCTAGGTTCAGCTCAGACGCTATTCCTAATCTCCACATCTTTTTAGAGGTGCTAGCAGTCTCTTTCGTCCCCAATGCCGGCAGAGGACGAGATGGTGACGACGTCAAGGGAACCCTAAGGGCGTCTGTGCCTACCCCATAGGAGCTTACGTACCACGTAACCTGTTGCCTCAAAGCTGCATTAAGGCTTTTTTAAAGGAATCAAACATTCTGGCTCTAGGAAAATCAAAGCTCAGCGGCTAAAGTCCCACCGAAATCGAAAAAACAGAATGCCCGTTCACAGTTTATGTGTAACTTCGGGCGAAATCCTGTGGGAGTATCCGGTGTGGCTGGTCTACGTAAATTGACCCTTGGCAGCGTTTCCGCGTTGCTATTCATGACAAGTTTTGCCAGTGCCGAGAGCCTTTCAGAGGCTCTTTCGCTGGCCTATACGAACAATGCAACATTGAACGCAACACGCGCGGGTCTGCGCTCCGTTGACGAGAACGTCCCCCAAGCATTGTCGGGATACCGTCCTTCCATCAATGGCAGTGCATCGGCAACGCGGTCATGGCGCGAAAGCGAATTCGTGAGTGGCACGAGCCGCAGAAATCAGGAGAATTCCTCCAACATCGGTATGGAAGTTCAACAGATTCTGTATCGCGGTAACCGCACCAAAAATGGCGTCAAGAAGGCCGAATCAGCGGTTCAGGCAGCGCGTGAAAATCTCAAGGCAACCGAACAGGCCGTTCTTCTCGATGTCGCAACCGCCTACATGGATATCCTTCAGAATCAGGCCATCCTCGAATTGCGCAAGCAGAATGTTGCCTTCCTTCAGGAACAGGCACGTTCAGCCCGTGACCGCTTTGCGGTCGGAGAGACCATCAGCACTGATGTCAGTCAGGCAGAGGCGCGCCTGTCGAGTGCCATCTCTCTGGTCAAGCTTTCAGAAGCACAGCTCGCGTCGAGCCGGGCCACCTATGAATTGCTTGTCGGCAAGAAGCCAAACACGCTGGTTGCCGGTTATGCTGTGGACAACCTGTTCCCAAAATCGCTCGAAGCTGCGCTGTCACAGGGCCTGTCGAACCATCCCTCTATTCTCGCAGCCCTGCATCAAGTCGATCAGGCTCAGCTTGACGTGAAGATTGCCGAAGGCGCTCTGTTGCCGACCGTTTCAGTCAGTGCCAATGCTGGACGGTCTTGGAGCAACAACAACAGTGGTCGCAACATTGACGGTGCGACCAATTCCGCATCGATCACTGGTGCGGTGAACATCCCGATCTTTCAGGGTGGCGCCACGCACTCTCAGGTACGTCAGGCCAAGGAAACGCTTGGTCAGCGCCGGATCCAACTAGACTTGGCCCGCAATCAGATCCGCGCCCAGATCGTTTCCTCTTGGTCGATCTTGAACGCCGCCATTCCCCAGATTGAGGCGGCACAGGCAACGGTCAGGGCTTCTCGCCTCGCAACTCAAGGGGTGATTGAAGAGCAGAAAGTTGGCCAGCGCACCTTGCTAGACGTTCTCGACTCGCAGGCAGAACTGATCAATGCGCGGATTTCCCTCGTCCAGGTGCAGCATGATCGCATCGTCGCATCCTTCTCGGTCGCATCGGCCGTGGGAACATTGAGCGCTCAGAATCTGAAGCTCAAAGTTTCACAGTACAATCCGAATGAGCACTACGAGGCTGTTCGTGACAAGTGGATTGGCCTTCGCACCCCGGATGGTCGGTAAGATTAGCAAGGATAGAATTCCGCAAAGACCGGGCTTTGAAAGTCCGGTCTTCGTGTTTCAATCCACAGCAATCAGCGCTTCGCAACAAGAATAGGCGAGGGTTCAGAAATCCGAATTTCCCTTTCTTTACTTGATGGATAACGGGGAAATTAACGGATTATCGCTTCCCTCCACATGACAATCCTGCTTTTTTTCGGAACGCATTTCAACAATTTCGCAAACAGCCTATAGTTATAGGATGCGCGAATCATATCCGCGGCGGTATATGATCAGCGTTGAGACCTGTAGTCGGTAGTTTCGGGTGAGGCCATGTCCAATACAAGTGCAGCTCAAGAACCCTCAATGGAGGAAATTCTGGCGTCCATTCGCCGGATCATTTCCGATGAAGAAGCTGCAATAGCCGACGATCCCGCGCCCGAAGAAAAGGCAGCAGAAGAGGACGAGTCTGACACGAGCATGCTCAGTCAGGACGATCTCGACGCTCTGTTTGACAGCCCCGCCCCGGCGGAGGAGCCTGAAGACGACATGGCTGCGGCCATGGCCGCCATGGAGGAGGAGGAGGAAGAAGAATCCTCCGACGACGTCCTGGAACTTCAGTCCGAATGGCAGGAAACCGATCTGGTTGAACCTCAGGAAGAGGATCTGGTCTTCGCGAACGAAGAAGCTGAAGAGCAGGAAGAAGAAGACGAGCCGGAGCAAGACCCTGCATCTGCGTTCGAAAAGGCCATTCAGGAGACTTTGGACGAAAAAGTCCCGGAAATGCTCAAGGCAACCTTCGATGCGTCCCCGACGCCGGACGGCCCGCTGCCAGATGTCGAGCGCGGCGCACCATTGGTGTCTGACAACACATCCAAGGCCGTTCACAGCGCCTTTGGAGACCTGACGCACACAATCCTGTCCAACAACACACGGACCATGGAAAATGTCGTTGAAGACATGCTCCGTCCGATGCTGAAGGCATGGCTCGACCAAAATCTTCCCGTGATGGTCGAACGGCTCGTGCGCGCCGAAATTGAGCGAGTGTCAAGGGGTGAGCAGCATTTCCGCTGACCACCCGCACCAATCTCAACGTTATTTCCCCCACTCTTTGACAGTTGGCGTGTGCGGTCGTGTGCGGCACGCAACGACACTTATCCCTACAAAACCCTCTGTGCATCGGCTAGAAACCCGCATGATGGCTGCAAATGGTTGACATGCATGGGGAGAATGGGATTTACACCTTACCCGAGACAGTGTGCGATCCGTTTCACCAACACTGAGTGAAGCCGATCGGGACTCTAGATGGACAGGCCGCCAAAGCGCTCTGGCTTTGGCAAGCCCTGCGATATGGAAGAACAATGCTGGAGAAAACATTCGATGCTGCGGCCGTTGAGCCGCGCTTGTACGAGGCATGGGAACAGGCTGGTGCCTTCAAGGCTGGTGCTGGCAAGAAAGACGGGCAGGACAGTTTCTGCATCGTGATCCCGCCGCCGAATGTGACCGGGTCCCTGCACATGGGCCACGCTCTCAACAACACCCTGCAGG encodes:
- the cobU gene encoding bifunctional adenosylcobinamide kinase/adenosylcobinamide-phosphate guanylyltransferase, with amino-acid sequence MTAQDIRTTLILGGAKSGKSAFAESLCTQSPYELLYVATSPRFEHDEEMAERIRQHELRRGPRWQCVEEEIMLADVLTQACHPGQVILIDCMTMWLNNLLFHGHPLEDHVESLCQALLACEAHILLISNEVGQGIVPVTADGRAFRDLQGSLNQKLARTCDRVIEIRAGLPLLLKPSPTPQISL
- a CDS encoding TolC family outer membrane protein — encoded protein: MAGLRKLTLGSVSALLFMTSFASAESLSEALSLAYTNNATLNATRAGLRSVDENVPQALSGYRPSINGSASATRSWRESEFVSGTSRRNQENSSNIGMEVQQILYRGNRTKNGVKKAESAVQAARENLKATEQAVLLDVATAYMDILQNQAILELRKQNVAFLQEQARSARDRFAVGETISTDVSQAEARLSSAISLVKLSEAQLASSRATYELLVGKKPNTLVAGYAVDNLFPKSLEAALSQGLSNHPSILAALHQVDQAQLDVKIAEGALLPTVSVSANAGRSWSNNNSGRNIDGATNSASITGAVNIPIFQGGATHSQVRQAKETLGQRRIQLDLARNQIRAQIVSSWSILNAAIPQIEAAQATVRASRLATQGVIEEQKVGQRTLLDVLDSQAELINARISLVQVQHDRIVASFSVASAVGTLSAQNLKLKVSQYNPNEHYEAVRDKWIGLRTPDGR
- a CDS encoding cobyric acid synthase, with the translated sequence MTAIMFQGTGSNVGKSMMVAGLCRHWKNQGLKVAPFKPQNMSNNAAVTMEGGEIGRAQALQALACGLEPSIHMNPVLLKPESNTGSQVVVQGKAIGQMKARDYASHKKSLLSAVMASYDHLKADADIVVIEGAGSASEVNLRAGDIANMGFAEAAKLPVILIGDIDRGGVIASLVGTRHILPAADRALVRGYVINKFRGDPTLFTSGLDIITSETDWPSFGVLPWFDHAAKLPAEDSEDLSRDAKGTHEDGSLKIVVPVLPRIANFDDLDALRSDPSISVEMIRSGRPLPLDADLVILPGSKSTIADFEAMKREGWDIDIKAHARKGGHVLGLCGGYQMLGRYIHDPQGVEGPAGSKCEGLGLLDIETVMDGEKRTVRIEGTHIESQSPMHGYEIHIGSSDGPDSSRPLFEIEGQSEGARSPNGRIMGSYIHGLFNQDTFRGQFFKSLGHQTSAHSYDAMVDETLDLLADHVANNLDTDGLLAIAQGGL
- a CDS encoding PopZ family protein; the encoded protein is MSNTSAAQEPSMEEILASIRRIISDEEAAIADDPAPEEKAAEEDESDTSMLSQDDLDALFDSPAPAEEPEDDMAAAMAAMEEEEEEESSDDVLELQSEWQETDLVEPQEEDLVFANEEAEEQEEEDEPEQDPASAFEKAIQETLDEKVPEMLKATFDASPTPDGPLPDVERGAPLVSDNTSKAVHSAFGDLTHTILSNNTRTMENVVEDMLRPMLKAWLDQNLPVMVERLVRAEIERVSRGEQHFR
- the cobD gene encoding threonine-phosphate decarboxylase CobD, producing the protein MVASDDNIMMHGGDLSVAIARFGGAREDWLDLSSGINKTSYPFDREIALDAIDCLPNQVDMVDCLAAARRAYGVPDEVSIVASPGTQSLIQSMPVLLGTNQSCLIIGPTYSEHQRSMARAGVDVAMVQDVPKEFFPGDCLLIVNPNNPDGRQIEAGKLIELANKLQKQRGLLIVDEAFADVVPDNSIVSQLGALPNTVVLRSYGKFFGMSGIRLGFLLGHEVQLSKIRDMLGPWAVSTPALRVGTQSLNDIEWQKQQRAFLTGRAEKLDEVLEKRGLYIAGGTPLFRLVINEEARALHRKLAEMHIWTRIFDYRADYLRIGIPIDDEALERLDDALSKVSLR
- a CDS encoding protein-L-isoaspartate O-methyltransferase is translated as MVGTSKARRQMVDTQIRTTDVTAYNVLDAFLTVPRELFVPSSSKAFAYSDADIRISDERIMMQPSPLAKLLQLADIATDDLVLVIAASSGYSAALVSHLANTVVAVENDEDLVQRAQDTISDLGYDNVAVISGDLAEGVSSEGPYDVILIEGTVGQVPQHLLEQLKDGGRLVTVDGNDRRAEAVKILRTGDHFSRIAAFDTNAPILKEFSKPETFTL
- a CDS encoding Card1-like endonuclease domain-containing protein; this encodes MTIEKLIEGHGATLDIRNSGDLVAAQAHKPASIAIANDYRVFERIRKRLFKGQLQRSGLSQTEARIIKALEAVGLAGETPEGTLGALTSSARRFITGGWLEEVSCLAALEAGADQALFGQHIRWSIDGYHGENEVDVIARFGERLAFYSCKAYGATFKSSNDRSRKKLMQALHEADNLGDHFGGEKAYVGLIISSDLYDEIAREPKYEGLFGKARALKVDLITLEELEWPHLVEAMGRPKSNN
- the cbiB gene encoding adenosylcobinamide-phosphate synthase CbiB, with the protein product MILSGGGLLFAVVIALLVDALFGEPEWVWRKVPHPVVWFGKLIDIWDHCFNDPNKHISSSSRRLSGFVGLALGIVCLGLAAWLIEAVLLMAGWVGYLVIGVAGSVLVAQRSLYDHVQAVQDPLALHDIAGGRQAVSMIVGRDPKKLDEPGIARAAIESLAENFSDGIVAPVFWFCLFGLPGLIIYKFVNTADSMIGHRTERYEAFGWAAARFDDLLNLVPARLTMALLLFAPFRSEASMRSKAVSQLWQGILADAPRHRSPNAGWPEAAMAQRLDIALSGPRYYGDALTDEPFVNPDGKREIGAAEIEASLSLYHSACWIEGGCVAALALFSNLL